From a single Alkalihalophilus pseudofirmus genomic region:
- a CDS encoding CYTH domain-containing protein yields MSQEIEIEVKSLVTEQAFHHLIQKVNYSVEHAVTQKNHYFETADFILKSKRSALRIREKEGNYTLTLKEPNNKPEQEGLLETHQMLSLNEAEHAINTGELPSGEVCEQLMQLGVNVDSLTYLGTLTTSRIEGEYENGILCFDKSTYLDQVDYEVEFEGSTLSHAQSVIENLLTSANLSQAPTPNKVERFFDRKQQLSS; encoded by the coding sequence ATGTCGCAAGAAATTGAAATTGAAGTAAAATCATTAGTTACAGAACAGGCTTTCCACCATTTAATCCAAAAAGTAAACTACTCTGTTGAACATGCTGTTACTCAAAAAAATCATTACTTTGAAACAGCTGACTTTATTCTTAAAAGTAAAAGATCTGCCCTTCGAATTCGAGAAAAAGAAGGGAACTATACGCTCACTTTAAAAGAACCGAACAATAAACCCGAACAAGAAGGCTTACTTGAAACCCATCAGATGCTCTCTTTAAATGAAGCAGAGCATGCTATTAATACAGGAGAACTTCCTTCAGGTGAGGTGTGTGAGCAACTCATGCAGCTGGGTGTTAACGTAGATTCATTAACCTACTTAGGTACATTGACAACAAGCCGGATCGAAGGGGAATATGAGAATGGCATTTTGTGCTTTGATAAAAGTACCTACTTAGATCAAGTTGACTATGAAGTTGAATTTGAAGGCAGTACTTTATCGCATGCACAAAGCGTAATAGAAAACCTATTAACGAGCGCCAACCTCTCCCAAGCCCCTACACCGAATAAAGTTGAGCGTTTCTTTGACAGAAAACAACAATTATCATCATAA
- a CDS encoding lytic transglycosylase domain-containing protein: MDLSFLNSVNTQPFIRNVTQDTTTQAASLRPLFAAFLLQENTNEISNSMMGTSIGRNQDLFMNPSLRDRYLFLQMQQSSVSDQASQVQSRTSKGDKVHSQEHQYSKPLNSSAPFASFIEAAAKKYNVDSKLIYAVIKHESNFNPSARSHVGATGLMQLMPATARMLKVDNMLDPKQNIEGGTKYLRQMLDKYKGDVKLALAAYNAGPGNVDRYNGIPPFKETQNYVPKVYNTYLNA, from the coding sequence ATGGATTTATCATTTTTAAACTCTGTCAACACGCAGCCTTTTATAAGAAATGTGACTCAGGACACGACGACTCAAGCCGCTTCTTTACGCCCTCTCTTTGCTGCCTTCTTACTGCAAGAGAATACAAATGAAATAAGCAATTCGATGATGGGTACTTCGATAGGTAGAAACCAAGACTTATTTATGAACCCCTCATTAAGAGACCGTTATTTATTTTTGCAGATGCAACAATCAAGTGTATCTGATCAAGCTAGTCAGGTTCAAAGCCGAACGAGTAAAGGGGATAAGGTTCATTCACAAGAGCATCAATATTCAAAGCCATTAAACAGCAGCGCCCCATTTGCCTCCTTTATTGAAGCTGCAGCAAAAAAATACAATGTAGACTCAAAGTTAATTTATGCTGTGATTAAACACGAGTCTAACTTTAACCCATCTGCTAGAAGTCATGTAGGAGCGACTGGTTTAATGCAGCTGATGCCAGCTACTGCCCGTATGCTTAAGGTAGATAATATGTTAGATCCTAAACAAAATATTGAGGGCGGAACTAAATACTTACGTCAAATGCTTGATAAATATAAAGGAGACGTGAAACTTGCTCTTGCGGCATACAACGCAGGACCAGGAAATGTTGACCGTTATAATGGCATCCCGCCATTCAAAGAAACCCAAAATTACGTCCCAAAAGTGTATAATACGTATCTAAATGCATGA
- a CDS encoding molybdopterin-dependent oxidoreductase yields MNHPKDMNMTKLHTVCPHNCPDTCGLTVGVRQGVVQHVTGQASHPVTKGVICEKVRHYPKKIYSEKRLKKPLKRIGEKGEGKFAEISWSQAIAEISTELLNVKKRYGGRSILPYSYSGTIGVIQNASMDRRFFNRLNSAMIERTICSAAGNAAFLYTMGAQVGLDPEDTVHSSLIIIWGANTLLTNIHQWLLIEEARKKGAKVIVIDVERTETAKKADQYIQVSPGTDGVLALGLIHVLFEQELVNQTFIRRHTIGVDHLKEEALAYTPEYVEEMTGVKAEVLKQLAIKYAAHKASFIRIGNGQQHHTNGGMNTRAILCLPALTGAWQHRGGGAIFFNLSQGRVNSKALERPDLRTEKAKLINMNSLGEALVARKDPVKALFVYNSNPASVNQNQITVLKGLKRKDLFTVVHEQTMTETAMYADYVLPATTAMEHLDLYKSYWHRYWQIGKPVIKSLGEAVCNTELFRRLADACGFKEECFLEDDDSLIRQAIKDKPKHWQEDLLAGKTVKWPLEDVDDVEPWTAGDYLTPSGKIEFYSEQMKQHGLRPVPSINKLMKRGEDEWWLLSSPHRRGLNSQFLSSFYDEGEEEPLAVIHPKTAGKCKIVEHDTVSLFNRNGSIEVKVKVDDRVAESVIMIRGVWPHKAFGGKNTNALTTNKLSDFGGGATYFTTLVKIKKKQ; encoded by the coding sequence TTGAATCATCCGAAAGATATGAACATGACCAAGTTACATACAGTATGTCCTCATAATTGTCCTGATACTTGCGGTCTGACCGTAGGTGTTCGACAAGGTGTTGTGCAACATGTAACCGGACAAGCGAGCCACCCTGTTACAAAAGGAGTCATTTGTGAAAAGGTAAGACATTATCCTAAAAAGATCTATTCAGAAAAAAGGCTGAAAAAACCGCTCAAAAGAATAGGGGAAAAAGGGGAAGGGAAGTTTGCAGAGATAAGTTGGAGTCAAGCAATAGCAGAGATCTCAACAGAGCTTTTAAATGTGAAAAAGAGATACGGAGGGAGGAGCATCCTGCCGTATAGTTACAGCGGTACGATTGGAGTCATTCAAAATGCCAGCATGGACCGGCGCTTCTTTAATCGTCTTAATTCGGCAATGATTGAGCGTACGATATGTTCAGCTGCAGGTAATGCTGCCTTTTTGTATACGATGGGTGCACAAGTCGGTTTAGATCCTGAAGATACTGTCCATTCATCTCTCATCATTATTTGGGGAGCGAATACACTGCTAACAAATATCCATCAATGGCTGCTAATAGAAGAAGCGAGAAAAAAGGGAGCGAAAGTTATTGTAATTGATGTAGAGCGGACAGAAACTGCTAAAAAAGCAGATCAATATATTCAAGTGTCTCCTGGAACTGACGGTGTGCTTGCTTTAGGTTTGATTCATGTTTTATTTGAACAGGAGCTGGTTAATCAGACATTTATCCGCCGTCATACAATAGGTGTAGATCATTTGAAAGAAGAAGCTTTGGCATACACCCCTGAATATGTAGAAGAAATGACTGGTGTTAAAGCAGAAGTGCTTAAGCAATTAGCTATTAAGTATGCTGCACATAAAGCTTCCTTCATCCGTATTGGCAATGGGCAGCAGCACCATACAAACGGAGGAATGAATACACGGGCGATTTTATGTTTGCCAGCGTTGACCGGTGCATGGCAGCATCGGGGCGGGGGAGCGATCTTTTTTAATTTAAGTCAAGGCAGGGTGAATTCAAAAGCACTTGAGCGGCCCGATCTTCGCACAGAAAAAGCAAAGCTTATTAATATGAATAGTCTTGGTGAGGCATTGGTGGCACGAAAGGACCCTGTTAAAGCATTGTTTGTCTATAATAGTAATCCAGCTTCAGTGAATCAAAATCAGATAACTGTTTTAAAAGGGTTAAAAAGAAAAGATTTATTTACAGTTGTGCATGAGCAAACGATGACTGAAACGGCCATGTATGCAGATTATGTACTACCTGCAACAACAGCGATGGAGCATCTAGACTTATATAAATCCTACTGGCATCGCTACTGGCAAATAGGGAAACCGGTCATTAAGTCTCTAGGAGAAGCGGTTTGTAATACGGAATTATTTAGAAGACTGGCGGATGCATGTGGTTTTAAAGAAGAGTGTTTTTTAGAAGACGATGATTCCCTTATCCGACAGGCCATAAAAGACAAGCCCAAACACTGGCAAGAAGATCTGTTAGCAGGGAAGACTGTGAAATGGCCTTTAGAAGATGTAGATGATGTGGAACCTTGGACGGCGGGAGATTACCTTACTCCATCTGGTAAAATTGAATTTTATTCCGAACAAATGAAACAACACGGCTTACGACCTGTCCCTTCCATCAATAAATTGATGAAAAGGGGGGAGGATGAATGGTGGCTTTTATCCTCACCGCATCGAAGGGGTTTAAATAGTCAATTTCTATCAAGTTTTTATGACGAGGGGGAAGAAGAGCCTCTTGCCGTTATTCACCCGAAAACAGCAGGGAAATGTAAAATTGTTGAGCACGACACGGTTTCGCTGTTTAATCGAAATGGGTCCATTGAGGTGAAGGTGAAAGTTGACGATCGTGTAGCTGAATCGGTCATCATGATTAGAGGGGTATGGCCGCATAAAGCATTTGGCGGGAAGAATACAAATGCTTTAACTACGAATAAACTTTCCGATTTTGGCGGCGGAGCGACCTATTTCACTACATTGGTAAAAATAAAGAAGAAACAGTAA
- a CDS encoding globin — protein sequence MSNQMTPYEALGGEAVLSELVDTFYSYVANHPDLAPLFPKDLTETARKQKQFMTQFLGGPSLYTEEHGHPMLRARHMPFPISKKEAEAWLSCMNKAMDTVNVEGLIREYMMERLTMTAHHMVNK from the coding sequence ATGTCAAACCAAATGACACCCTATGAAGCCCTCGGCGGAGAAGCCGTTCTTTCAGAGTTGGTCGATACGTTTTATTCATACGTAGCTAATCATCCGGACCTAGCCCCCTTATTTCCAAAGGATTTAACGGAAACGGCCCGTAAACAAAAACAATTTATGACTCAATTTTTAGGAGGTCCTTCCCTTTATACAGAAGAGCATGGTCATCCTATGTTACGAGCAAGACATATGCCATTTCCTATATCTAAAAAAGAAGCAGAAGCATGGCTGTCTTGTATGAATAAAGCAATGGATACTGTGAATGTAGAAGGTCTTATACGTGAATACATGATGGAAAGATTGACGATGACTGCTCATCATATGGTTAATAAATAG
- a CDS encoding ClpXP adapter SpxH family protein, giving the protein MKPKALHSSCDNEHGICGLDPEHPLQTKRKPLEIYTFIDPLCAECWAFEPILKKLQVEYGAYFKIRFLVAGRLQAWNFCQETKKGLAKKSEIAKVWEKIAHETGMSCDGDVWLEHEWSSPYKASIAIKAAELQGPHAGSRFLRKLREYLFLEKKNITEDEIIMNCAESAHLDLEEFKKDLESPLAKKALQCDIKTTNEMGVEVVPTFVFFNNNVDEEGLSITGLYPYHIYVQMIEELLGYTPEKAEPISIEEFLKRYNFVATIEVAVVFDLAPEEAEKQLKLLKLQQKVEAVPVKYGTFWRYIGS; this is encoded by the coding sequence TTGAAACCAAAAGCGCTCCATTCATCTTGTGATAACGAACACGGCATATGTGGTCTGGATCCTGAACACCCCTTGCAAACAAAACGTAAGCCGCTGGAAATATATACTTTTATTGATCCGCTATGCGCAGAATGCTGGGCGTTTGAACCGATATTAAAAAAGCTCCAAGTAGAGTACGGGGCTTATTTCAAAATTCGATTTCTAGTCGCTGGTCGATTACAAGCATGGAATTTCTGCCAAGAAACAAAAAAAGGCTTAGCCAAAAAGAGTGAAATAGCTAAGGTTTGGGAAAAAATTGCTCATGAAACCGGGATGTCATGTGATGGGGATGTATGGTTAGAACATGAATGGTCTTCTCCATATAAAGCATCCATTGCCATTAAAGCTGCGGAACTACAAGGGCCGCACGCAGGTTCACGCTTTTTGCGTAAATTAAGAGAGTATTTGTTTTTGGAGAAAAAAAACATTACCGAAGATGAGATCATTATGAATTGTGCCGAATCTGCTCATTTAGATTTAGAAGAATTTAAGAAAGACCTTGAGTCACCACTTGCAAAGAAGGCTCTTCAATGTGATATAAAAACAACAAATGAGATGGGCGTTGAAGTGGTTCCGACCTTTGTATTCTTCAATAATAATGTAGACGAAGAAGGTTTAAGTATTACAGGCTTGTATCCTTATCACATCTACGTTCAAATGATTGAAGAACTCCTAGGCTATACACCGGAAAAAGCCGAGCCTATTTCGATCGAAGAGTTCCTTAAGAGATATAATTTCGTGGCGACAATTGAAGTAGCGGTTGTGTTTGATTTAGCTCCTGAGGAAGCTGAAAAGCAATTAAAATTGTTAAAACTTCAGCAAAAAGTAGAAGCCGTGCCGGTGAAATACGGAACCTTTTGGAGGTATATCGGCAGCTAA
- the pepF gene encoding oligoendopeptidase F, with the protein MAKQRLKRTEVPEASKWDLEAIFATDKEWEEEFSAVKSLYPQMTAYKGKLGESADSLYEALQKQDEISERLNRLYTYAHMRNDEDTTNSLYQGLHERAMSLSAQVAQSVAYLTPELLELDEKIIKQFINEHEGLNRYEHMLEELYKEKPHVLSEAEEAILAQASEALQSPGQTFGMLNNADLTFPTIKDDDGEDVEITHGRFISLLESKDRKVRENAFKAVYNTYGQFKNTFAQTLSGQVKKDLFFANVRKYRSAREAALSQNHIPEVVYDQLVETINKNIHLLHRYVKLRKKVLGVEELHMYDLYTPLVEGSKVKVSYEEAKDLVIQGVEPLGEEYVNVLKEGFTKRWVDVEETVGKRSGAYSSGAYGTMPYILMNWQDNIDNLFTLAHEFGHSMHSYYTRKHQPYVYGDYTIFVAEVASTLNESLLNNYLVKTTTDKQQKLYLLNHFLEGFRGTVFRQTMFAEFEQKIHELSADGEALTPELLTTTYYELNKKYFGEEMVVDEEIGLEWARIPHFYYNFYVYQYATGYSAAAALSKQILEEGEPAVDRYLSFLKAGSSNFPIEVLKEAGVDMTSKEPIEEALRLFEETLDEMERLLEA; encoded by the coding sequence TTGGCTAAACAACGTTTAAAAAGAACTGAGGTACCTGAAGCTTCAAAATGGGACCTAGAAGCTATTTTTGCGACAGATAAAGAGTGGGAAGAAGAGTTTTCTGCTGTAAAATCTCTTTACCCGCAAATGACCGCATATAAAGGGAAACTAGGAGAATCAGCTGACAGTCTATACGAAGCACTTCAAAAGCAAGATGAGATCAGCGAGCGCTTAAACAGACTATATACGTATGCTCATATGCGCAATGATGAAGATACAACAAATTCACTCTATCAAGGGCTGCATGAAAGAGCAATGAGCCTAAGTGCACAAGTTGCACAATCTGTAGCATATTTAACTCCTGAACTGCTAGAGCTTGATGAGAAAATAATCAAGCAATTTATTAATGAACACGAGGGATTAAACAGATATGAGCACATGTTGGAAGAATTATATAAAGAAAAGCCGCATGTGTTATCTGAAGCAGAAGAGGCAATCTTAGCTCAAGCGAGTGAAGCGCTTCAAAGTCCTGGGCAGACGTTTGGTATGTTAAACAATGCAGACTTAACATTTCCGACAATAAAGGATGATGATGGTGAAGATGTAGAGATTACTCATGGCAGATTTATATCTTTACTTGAGTCAAAAGACCGTAAAGTGAGAGAAAATGCATTTAAAGCCGTTTATAATACATATGGGCAGTTTAAAAATACCTTTGCTCAAACATTAAGCGGCCAAGTGAAAAAAGATTTATTCTTTGCAAATGTACGGAAGTACCGCTCGGCTAGGGAGGCAGCATTAAGTCAAAATCATATCCCAGAGGTGGTATATGACCAGTTAGTAGAAACGATTAATAAAAATATTCACTTGCTGCATCGATATGTGAAGCTGCGCAAAAAAGTACTAGGCGTTGAAGAGCTGCATATGTATGACTTGTATACGCCGTTAGTAGAAGGCAGCAAGGTCAAAGTTTCTTATGAAGAGGCTAAAGATCTTGTAATCCAAGGGGTCGAGCCGCTTGGAGAAGAATACGTGAACGTCTTAAAAGAAGGTTTTACTAAACGCTGGGTCGACGTAGAAGAAACGGTTGGTAAGCGCAGCGGGGCTTATTCTTCAGGTGCTTACGGAACGATGCCCTACATTCTCATGAACTGGCAGGATAACATCGATAACTTATTTACATTAGCTCATGAATTTGGCCATAGTATGCACAGCTACTATACTCGTAAGCATCAGCCTTATGTCTATGGGGATTACACTATTTTTGTCGCTGAAGTTGCTTCGACGTTAAATGAATCATTATTAAATAATTACTTAGTTAAAACGACAACAGATAAACAACAAAAACTGTACCTGTTAAATCATTTTCTAGAAGGATTTAGAGGGACAGTTTTCAGGCAGACAATGTTTGCTGAGTTTGAGCAAAAAATTCATGAACTGTCTGCTGACGGGGAGGCTTTGACCCCTGAATTGTTAACAACAACCTATTATGAATTAAACAAGAAATATTTCGGTGAAGAAATGGTTGTAGATGAAGAGATTGGTTTAGAATGGGCACGCATCCCTCATTTCTATTACAATTTCTATGTCTATCAGTATGCAACGGGCTACAGTGCTGCAGCAGCTCTTTCAAAGCAGATATTAGAAGAAGGGGAGCCTGCGGTTGATCGTTACTTATCCTTCTTAAAAGCAGGGAGCTCTAATTTCCCAATCGAGGTGCTGAAGGAAGCTGGTGTAGACATGACGTCTAAAGAGCCAATTGAAGAAGCGCTCCGTTTATTTGAAGAAACACTTGATGAAATGGAACGTTTATTAGAAGCATAG
- a CDS encoding competence protein CoiA, whose translation MLTAKLKDGSTISMCDQWTYIQLKDMREEVNFYCPCCTAELLLKIGDKKQWHFAHKKGSSCTVQGEPESLYHLRGKKQLYEWIRKQGYKAALEVYLPLIRQRPDVLFKVKDQLYAIEYQCSVIEESQIRKRSKGYEQLGIIPIWIFGGNRLKRVGAKVFSIQSFEWYASSIIRDIPSVIHYYCSDLQKFITLTHPAPISKMKHVAPLREVSNQDFLLSHLLHMPEPISSFNENWIEVKKKWRYAKIYPYPTPTDQFFHQLLYHHRIPPSLFPIEAGWPTPSYSLIETSPHIWQTYLLYACLLQKPIHHPITFRSIHSCFLKKEGKRWLKMRSFYQPVYLEETLAGYLTFLTEAGFLQVISEQPKTYMRLRDAVIPTTVEEANQLDHKLLHQSRKNSNVDS comes from the coding sequence TTGTTAACTGCAAAACTAAAAGATGGCTCAACTATTTCAATGTGTGATCAGTGGACCTATATCCAGTTAAAGGATATGAGAGAGGAAGTGAATTTTTATTGTCCCTGTTGTACAGCCGAACTGCTGCTCAAGATTGGCGACAAGAAACAATGGCATTTTGCTCACAAAAAAGGATCTTCATGTACTGTTCAAGGGGAGCCTGAATCCCTTTATCATTTGAGAGGGAAAAAGCAGCTGTATGAATGGATCAGAAAACAGGGCTATAAAGCTGCACTTGAAGTATATCTTCCGCTCATTAGACAAAGACCAGATGTGTTATTCAAAGTGAAAGATCAGCTTTATGCTATCGAATATCAATGTTCAGTTATTGAAGAGAGCCAAATACGAAAAAGGTCGAAAGGGTATGAGCAGCTTGGCATCATTCCTATTTGGATTTTTGGCGGCAATCGTTTAAAAAGGGTAGGTGCAAAGGTCTTTTCTATCCAATCGTTTGAATGGTATGCCAGTTCGATTATACGTGATATCCCCTCTGTCATTCACTATTATTGTTCCGACCTTCAAAAATTTATCACTCTCACTCATCCCGCTCCGATCTCTAAAATGAAACACGTAGCTCCCCTTCGTGAAGTTTCGAATCAGGACTTTTTACTATCCCACTTATTGCATATGCCAGAGCCAATTTCATCCTTTAATGAGAACTGGATAGAGGTCAAAAAGAAATGGCGCTATGCTAAAATATATCCTTACCCCACCCCAACCGATCAATTTTTTCATCAATTATTGTATCATCACCGTATCCCGCCTTCTTTATTTCCCATAGAGGCTGGATGGCCCACTCCTTCTTATTCCTTGATTGAAACCTCTCCTCATATTTGGCAGACGTATTTATTGTATGCCTGTCTTCTTCAAAAGCCAATTCACCACCCTATTACGTTTCGTTCTATTCATTCATGCTTTCTTAAAAAGGAAGGGAAACGTTGGCTGAAAATGAGGTCTTTTTATCAGCCAGTCTATTTAGAAGAAACGCTAGCTGGGTATCTCACATTTTTAACGGAAGCAGGCTTTCTGCAGGTAATCTCTGAGCAGCCCAAAACGTATATGAGGCTTAGGGATGCTGTAATTCCCACTACTGTAGAGGAAGCGAACCAGCTTGATCATAAACTATTGCATCAATCCCGTAAAAACTCAAATGTGGATAGTTAA
- the cls gene encoding cardiolipin synthase encodes MKNRLNVLAFFALLFAALYISRGFLQSWMVGTLSVVFTLSVIFIGIIIFFENRHPTKTLTWLLVLAAFPVVGFFFYLMFGQNHRKSKRFSKKAIEDERAFQKIEGQRQLNEEQLKKMGGHQQLLFRLAHKLGKNPISFSSETKVLTDGKETYAHILQALKMAEHHIHLEYYIVRHDDLGNQIKDILISKAKEGVHVRFLYDGVGSWKLSKSYVEELRVAGVEMVSFSPVKLPFLTHTINYRNHRKIIVIDGVVGFVGGLNIGDEYLGKDAYFGYWRDTHLYVRGEAVRTLQLIFLQDWHYQTGETILNQTYLSPSLSMTKGDGGVQMIASGPDTRWEVNKKLFFSMITSAKKSIWIASPYFIPDDDILSALKIAALSGIDVRILVPNRPDKRIVFHASRSYFPELLEAGVKVYEYNRGFMHSKIIIVDHEIASIGTSNMDMRSFHLNFEVNAYLYRTSSVTKLVSDYVYDLEHSNQINFSLFKNRPFFHRLIESTSRLLSPLL; translated from the coding sequence ATGAAAAACAGATTAAATGTTTTAGCTTTTTTTGCGCTATTATTTGCGGCCCTGTACATTTCAAGAGGTTTTCTGCAAAGCTGGATGGTAGGAACACTGAGCGTTGTGTTTACTCTATCCGTTATATTTATTGGCATTATTATTTTCTTTGAGAACAGACATCCTACAAAAACCCTTACTTGGCTTCTAGTGTTAGCGGCATTTCCAGTCGTCGGCTTTTTCTTTTATTTAATGTTTGGACAAAATCATAGAAAAAGTAAGCGGTTTTCTAAAAAAGCAATAGAAGATGAACGAGCCTTTCAAAAAATTGAGGGGCAGCGGCAGTTAAATGAAGAGCAGCTGAAGAAAATGGGAGGGCATCAACAATTATTGTTCCGCTTAGCTCATAAGTTAGGCAAAAACCCGATCTCCTTTTCAAGTGAAACGAAAGTATTAACAGATGGAAAGGAAACCTATGCTCATATCCTGCAAGCACTAAAAATGGCCGAACACCATATTCATCTTGAGTATTATATCGTTCGGCATGATGACCTTGGTAACCAAATTAAAGATATTTTAATTTCTAAAGCCAAGGAAGGAGTTCACGTACGTTTTTTATATGATGGGGTAGGGAGCTGGAAGCTTTCGAAGTCATATGTCGAAGAACTGCGGGTTGCAGGAGTGGAAATGGTTTCGTTCTCACCTGTAAAATTACCTTTTTTAACTCATACAATTAATTATCGTAACCATCGCAAGATTATTGTCATCGATGGGGTAGTAGGATTTGTTGGTGGTTTAAATATCGGTGATGAATATCTAGGTAAAGATGCATACTTTGGTTATTGGAGAGATACACACTTGTATGTAAGGGGAGAAGCTGTTAGAACACTTCAGCTTATTTTCTTGCAGGACTGGCATTATCAGACAGGTGAAACGATTTTAAACCAAACGTATTTATCTCCTTCACTATCAATGACAAAGGGCGATGGCGGCGTTCAAATGATTGCAAGCGGGCCGGATACGAGGTGGGAAGTGAATAAGAAGCTATTCTTTTCAATGATCACTTCTGCAAAAAAATCGATTTGGATTGCAAGTCCGTATTTCATTCCAGATGATGATATTTTAAGTGCTTTAAAAATTGCCGCTTTAAGCGGGATTGATGTCCGAATCCTTGTCCCAAACCGTCCAGACAAGCGAATTGTTTTTCATGCCTCAAGGTCTTATTTCCCTGAGCTGCTTGAAGCAGGAGTAAAGGTTTACGAGTATAACCGTGGTTTTATGCACAGTAAAATAATTATTGTCGATCATGAGATAGCATCAATAGGCACATCTAATATGGATATGAGAAGTTTTCATTTAAACTTTGAGGTGAATGCCTATTTATATCGTACGAGCAGTGTGACAAAGCTTGTAAGTGATTATGTTTACGATCTCGAGCATTCTAACCAAATTAACTTTTCATTGTTTAAAAACCGACCATTTTTCCATCGGCTTATTGAATCAACCTCAAGGCTTTTATCACCATTATTGTAA
- the mecA gene encoding adaptor protein MecA, with protein MDIERVNDTTIKFFITYKDIEDRGFDRDEIWYNRERGEELFFEMMNEANDRDEFELDGPLWIQVHALDKGLEIVVTRGQVSDGNVKLEIPVSQDKENTDENIVDLMTGHSSEDDEGIDTDQLEIVIGFNDFEDIISLSHNFFIDDLENELYHFEGRYYLHVLFNDDQYNEDEQDDMLSQMLEYGYETDLSIHRMQEYGKEIIGEYALKHLRGHFPQN; from the coding sequence ATGGATATTGAACGCGTGAATGATACAACAATTAAATTCTTTATTACGTATAAAGATATTGAGGACCGGGGCTTTGACCGAGACGAAATTTGGTATAATCGTGAACGTGGCGAAGAGCTCTTCTTCGAAATGATGAATGAGGCAAATGACCGAGATGAATTTGAATTAGATGGACCTTTATGGATTCAAGTTCATGCATTAGATAAAGGGTTAGAAATTGTGGTTACCCGCGGACAAGTGAGTGATGGCAATGTGAAACTCGAAATCCCTGTAAGTCAGGATAAAGAAAATACTGACGAGAACATCGTTGACTTAATGACAGGTCATTCAAGTGAAGACGATGAAGGTATTGATACAGATCAGCTAGAAATTGTGATTGGTTTTAATGATTTTGAAGATATTATTTCGTTAAGCCATAACTTTTTTATAGACGATCTTGAAAATGAACTATATCATTTCGAAGGACGTTATTATTTGCATGTGCTATTTAATGACGATCAATATAACGAAGATGAGCAGGATGACATGTTAAGTCAAATGCTTGAATATGGATACGAAACAGACCTTTCCATTCACCGTATGCAAGAGTACGGCAAGGAGATTATTGGAGAATATGCTCTTAAACACCTAAGAGGTCATTTTCCACAAAATTAA
- a CDS encoding TerC family protein — MDIDWLISLVTIIGVDIILGGDNAIVVALACRHLHPDVRNKAIILGITLALLIRMCLTFIAVELLAIPFLLAIGGALLIYIAYSLLATPDDHTTINGGNSLYSAIKAIVIADFVMGFDNVIAVAGAAHGNTNLVLIGLLFSVPIIIWGSKIILKAFDRFPIIIYFGAAILAFTATRMIKHENMLSPLFTQHPSFSIAFQVIVIGGVLLLGYLTKKKYMGHII; from the coding sequence ATGGATATAGATTGGTTGATCTCATTAGTAACCATTATCGGTGTAGACATTATTTTAGGGGGAGACAATGCGATTGTTGTCGCCTTAGCATGCAGACATCTTCATCCAGATGTTCGTAATAAGGCGATTATTTTAGGAATTACATTAGCCCTTTTGATTAGGATGTGCTTAACTTTTATAGCAGTAGAATTACTAGCAATTCCGTTTTTATTAGCAATTGGCGGTGCTCTATTAATTTACATAGCCTATTCCCTTCTAGCTACACCAGATGACCATACTACTATTAATGGCGGAAACAGTCTTTATTCAGCAATAAAAGCAATAGTCATTGCAGACTTTGTTATGGGTTTTGATAATGTCATTGCTGTAGCGGGAGCCGCTCACGGAAACACAAACCTTGTTTTAATAGGCCTCCTCTTTTCAGTGCCTATTATTATATGGGGCAGCAAAATTATTCTAAAAGCTTTTGATCGCTTTCCTATTATTATTTATTTCGGTGCTGCCATTTTGGCCTTTACAGCAACGAGAATGATTAAGCACGAAAACATGTTATCGCCTCTATTCACTCAGCACCCATCTTTTTCAATTGCATTTCAAGTTATAGTCATTGGGGGGGTTCTTCTTCTAGGCTATCTTACAAAGAAAAAATACATGGGCCACATTATATAG